In bacterium, a single window of DNA contains:
- a CDS encoding long-chain fatty acid--CoA ligase: MNGMMMDYPLTLDRILEHARRLHPQKRILTKMPSGEMHSYDYAKLYQRSKKLANVLEKLGVKPGDRVGTLSWNNFQHMEMYYGIPCSGAVCHTLNIRLSPEELAYLIDHAEDQVIFVDGTLLPLMERVAPKVRSVRHYVLFNTPDDIQTKLPGVSFYEDLMADASEDYEWKSIDENMAAGLCYTSGTTGNPKGALYSHRSIFLHTLGVNLSNSLGIRETDVMLPVVPMFHAMAWGLPYGCVMNGADMIMPGPHMQPAALAALISDHRVTIAAGVPTIWGGLYQELKARPRDISSIRALIVGGAAMPRSLIEGFEKDLGVTVLHAWGMTEMSPLGTVSILQSHHTGLSEKEKIDVKSMQGYPVPMVELRIADESGREQSWDGKTMGEIQVRGPWVIRQYYKVENTPDKFTGDGWFRTGDVATINSDGFVNITDRTKDVIKSGGEWISSVALENALMSHPKVLEAAVIAVPDPKWTERPLAVIVAKPDSGNINKEEIVSFLAERFPRFWLPDHVSVIPGIPKTSVGKFDKKVLRKQYSEGSINTID; the protein is encoded by the coding sequence ATGAACGGAATGATGATGGATTATCCACTCACGTTAGATCGGATTCTGGAGCACGCTCGGCGCTTGCATCCGCAGAAAAGAATTCTTACCAAAATGCCGTCCGGCGAAATGCATTCCTATGACTACGCGAAGTTGTATCAACGCTCCAAGAAATTGGCAAACGTTTTGGAAAAACTTGGCGTTAAGCCCGGCGACAGAGTCGGAACCCTCTCATGGAACAATTTCCAGCACATGGAGATGTACTACGGGATTCCTTGTTCCGGTGCTGTTTGTCACACGCTGAATATTCGGCTCTCCCCAGAAGAGCTGGCATACCTGATCGATCATGCGGAGGATCAAGTGATCTTCGTTGATGGCACACTTCTACCGTTAATGGAGCGCGTGGCTCCCAAGGTTCGGTCAGTTCGCCACTATGTGCTCTTTAACACACCAGATGATATCCAGACAAAATTGCCTGGCGTTTCGTTTTACGAGGATTTGATGGCTGACGCAAGCGAGGACTACGAATGGAAATCTATCGACGAAAACATGGCGGCAGGACTCTGTTACACAAGCGGAACAACAGGAAATCCCAAGGGTGCCCTGTACAGTCATCGCTCCATTTTTCTGCATACGCTGGGAGTAAATCTTTCGAATAGTCTGGGAATCCGGGAGACAGATGTTATGCTGCCGGTCGTTCCTATGTTTCATGCGATGGCATGGGGACTTCCTTACGGTTGTGTTATGAACGGCGCCGATATGATCATGCCTGGCCCACATATGCAACCGGCTGCTCTTGCCGCATTGATTTCGGATCACCGCGTTACGATTGCCGCGGGAGTTCCGACGATCTGGGGCGGCCTATATCAGGAACTCAAAGCGCGGCCGCGAGATATTTCCAGCATACGGGCGTTAATTGTTGGGGGGGCCGCTATGCCTCGGAGTCTGATTGAAGGTTTTGAAAAGGATCTAGGTGTCACCGTTTTGCACGCATGGGGAATGACGGAAATGTCACCCCTTGGAACTGTCTCGATTTTGCAGAGCCATCATACAGGGCTTTCGGAGAAAGAAAAAATCGATGTTAAGTCGATGCAAGGTTATCCGGTTCCCATGGTGGAATTGCGAATCGCAGATGAATCCGGGCGTGAACAATCCTGGGATGGCAAGACCATGGGGGAGATTCAAGTTCGAGGTCCATGGGTAATACGACAGTATTACAAGGTAGAAAATACACCGGACAAATTCACTGGCGATGGATGGTTTCGAACTGGTGATGTCGCAACGATCAATTCGGATGGTTTCGTGAACATCACGGATAGGACAAAAGACGTAATCAAAAGTGGAGGGGAGTGGATTTCCAGCGTGGCTCTGGAAAATGCCTTGATGTCACATCCAAAAGTTTTGGAGGCGGCAGTGATTGCCGTGCCGGATCCAAAATGGACCGAGCGTCCGCTTGCCGTGATTGTAGCAAAACCCGATTCCGGAAACATAAACAAGGAAGAGATCGTTTCCTTCTTAGCGGAGCGCTTTCCTAGATTCTGGCTTCCGGATCACGTTTCCGTGATTCCAGGCATACCCAAAACAAGCGTTGGAAAATTCGACAAGAAAGTCTTACGGAAACAATACTCTGAAGGCTCAATCAACACGATTGATTAA
- a CDS encoding response regulator encodes MSIESGAPLRVLIVEDERLIAENLKLIVEDHNYRVVDLASNSEEAIHKAKVSKPDLILMDVRIQGEMDGIHAASLIQQSLAKKPRVLFLSAHSREQFPHIEALDSDSFRYLLKPYTPEDLLAAMDSVLNP; translated from the coding sequence ATGTCCATTGAATCGGGTGCCCCGCTGAGGGTATTAATAGTCGAGGATGAGCGGCTGATTGCAGAAAATCTAAAATTAATTGTCGAAGATCATAACTATCGAGTGGTTGATTTGGCCTCTAACAGCGAAGAGGCAATTCACAAGGCAAAAGTATCCAAACCGGATTTGATTTTGATGGACGTGCGGATTCAGGGTGAAATGGATGGAATTCATGCAGCAAGTCTGATTCAACAGAGTCTTGCAAAAAAGCCAAGGGTTCTCTTTTTATCCGCGCATAGCAGAGAACAGTTTCCTCATATAGAGGCGCTGGATTCTGATTCTTTTCGATATTTGTTAAAGCCTTACACTCCGGAGGATCTTTTGGCGGCGATGGACAGTGTTCTGAATCCATGA
- the modB gene encoding molybdate ABC transporter permease subunit, whose amino-acid sequence MNDLEIRTLLLTVSTAIASTLIILPPGLMVAWVLARKNFPFKSVVETFVSLPLIMPPVATGLVLLKLLGKRGLIGQLFHQLFQTDIVFTWRAVIAAMAVMSFPFIVRTARVAFEEVNPRLEQVARTLGSTPWEVFRRITMPLAKRGIMAGCALAFGRALGEFGATVLVAGNIPGKTATLSVSIFYLIQLGQDALAFRLVLLSLIPCFIALWMSEFILRRRKSF is encoded by the coding sequence ATGAATGATCTGGAAATCCGTACGCTTCTGCTGACTGTCAGTACAGCTATCGCCAGCACGTTGATTATTCTGCCACCGGGACTGATGGTTGCCTGGGTACTGGCTCGAAAGAACTTTCCTTTTAAGTCCGTCGTTGAAACGTTTGTTTCCTTGCCCCTCATCATGCCACCTGTAGCCACAGGACTCGTTTTATTGAAGCTTCTTGGAAAAAGAGGTCTTATCGGCCAACTCTTTCATCAACTATTCCAGACAGATATTGTATTTACATGGCGAGCTGTGATTGCTGCTATGGCTGTCATGTCTTTTCCATTTATTGTGCGCACCGCGCGGGTTGCCTTTGAAGAAGTGAATCCGCGTTTGGAACAGGTCGCACGTACACTTGGCAGCACTCCCTGGGAGGTCTTCCGGCGAATCACAATGCCTTTAGCGAAACGTGGAATCATGGCCGGTTGTGCGCTCGCGTTTGGAAGGGCTCTGGGAGAATTTGGAGCGACTGTCCTTGTTGCAGGGAATATTCCCGGAAAAACCGCTACACTTTCGGTTTCCATTTTTTATCTGATTCAACTGGGCCAGGATGCTCTGGCGTTTCGGCTCGTTCTCCTGTCGCTCATCCCATGCTTCATAGCGCTCTGGATGAGCGAATTCATTCTGAGAAGAAGGAAATCTTTCTGA
- a CDS encoding ATP-binding cassette domain-containing protein, which produces MLHSALDERIHSEKKEIFLMLALENISIRYRHFSLQVSFKTQERITGIFGPSGSGKTTLLEAIAGVRKPDCGIIHFKGRALTDIGSGLMIPPEKRRTGYVPQDLALFPHLSVRQNVFYGASRNDSSDLLKTLEIEHLMEQRIHQLSGGEKQRVALARALLIHPELLLLDEPLSNLDEPLRERTRDYVEHLIRKIDIPVLYVSHDSDEIVRLCSEVIVLQNGRISKQGSVAELFIEDDRTHYRLK; this is translated from the coding sequence ATGCTTCATAGCGCTCTGGATGAGCGAATTCATTCTGAGAAGAAGGAAATCTTTCTGATGCTGGCACTGGAAAACATTTCCATTCGTTACCGTCATTTTTCTTTGCAAGTAAGCTTTAAAACACAGGAGCGGATTACAGGGATCTTTGGACCGTCCGGGTCTGGCAAGACTACTCTATTAGAAGCGATTGCGGGAGTCAGGAAGCCGGATTGTGGAATCATTCATTTTAAAGGACGGGCGCTTACCGATATTGGATCCGGATTAATGATCCCACCTGAAAAACGAAGGACCGGTTACGTGCCTCAAGATCTCGCCCTGTTTCCTCATTTAAGCGTGCGGCAAAATGTCTTTTACGGCGCGTCGAGGAATGACTCTTCTGATCTACTCAAAACTCTGGAGATTGAGCATCTGATGGAGCAAAGGATTCATCAGCTTTCTGGTGGTGAAAAACAAAGGGTTGCCCTCGCGCGGGCTCTCTTGATCCATCCGGAACTACTCCTTCTTGATGAGCCTTTGTCGAATCTGGATGAGCCCTTACGGGAACGAACGAGAGATTATGTTGAGCATCTCATCCGTAAAATCGACATTCCGGTGCTGTATGTAAGCCACGATTCGGATGAGATTGTCCGATTGTGCTCCGAAGTAATTGTTTTGCAAAACGGACGCATTTCGAAACAGGGAAGTGTTGCTGAGCTCTTCATAGAAGACGATCGTACGCACTATCGATTGAAGTAG
- a CDS encoding HAMP domain-containing protein, with translation MGYADLSIRRKLMVIILSTSGIVLLLTAVAFISYEWLTFRRSLVINVTTLARVVSDNCTAALAFRNPADAREVLNALKAEKTIKAAVLYDHDGELFAFYPDNLKPELFPDKPGPDGYRFQEQDLIVIQPVVESKERYGTLFLRASLGVIYESLQNYAEIVILIFVLSLFAAFVLSTILTKSISNPVRSLAKAARLVSENRDYGVRVPRSGKDELGVLTQTFNEMLSRIEETDAGLRKAIGEKDVLIQEVHHRVKNNLQVILSLFDMQARHVDSEDALEVFHDCKARIRSMSLVHEMLYGSSDLSKIDFKNYVEKLADDLSTSYQQNDRQVKTTISLKDLELDISKAVPLGLLTNEVLTNSIKHAFVNEPNPEIFIKQVPSEALTILIGDNGKGLPSDIDFSNPTTFGLRIIRLLAEQLNANLNVESNHGTIYTIQMAL, from the coding sequence GTGGGTTACGCTGACCTTTCCATACGACGCAAGTTGATGGTGATCATTCTTTCAACAAGCGGAATTGTCCTGCTCCTTACCGCCGTTGCGTTTATTTCTTATGAGTGGCTCACATTCCGGCGAAGTCTCGTAATTAACGTTACTACGCTTGCCCGGGTGGTTTCTGACAATTGCACTGCTGCACTTGCATTCAGAAACCCTGCAGATGCCAGGGAAGTCCTCAATGCGTTGAAAGCAGAAAAAACAATCAAAGCCGCTGTTCTTTACGATCATGATGGGGAACTGTTTGCGTTCTATCCGGACAATCTGAAACCGGAGCTCTTTCCCGATAAGCCCGGTCCCGATGGTTACCGCTTTCAGGAACAAGATTTGATTGTGATTCAGCCTGTCGTTGAATCTAAGGAACGTTACGGAACTCTGTTCCTTCGTGCCAGCCTGGGCGTAATTTATGAAAGTCTGCAAAATTATGCAGAGATTGTGATCTTGATTTTCGTTCTCTCTTTGTTTGCTGCCTTCGTTCTATCGACAATTCTCACCAAAAGCATATCCAATCCTGTCCGGTCGCTTGCAAAAGCCGCCCGTCTGGTTTCTGAAAACAGGGATTACGGCGTACGTGTTCCCAGATCGGGTAAAGATGAGCTTGGAGTGCTAACACAGACGTTCAATGAAATGCTTTCAAGAATTGAGGAGACGGATGCTGGTTTAAGAAAGGCGATCGGCGAAAAGGATGTATTGATTCAAGAAGTTCACCATCGCGTTAAAAACAACTTGCAGGTGATTTTGAGTTTGTTTGATATGCAGGCACGTCACGTGGATAGCGAAGACGCACTGGAGGTCTTTCATGACTGTAAGGCTCGAATTCGATCCATGTCTCTGGTTCATGAGATGTTATATGGTTCCAGCGATCTTTCAAAAATCGACTTCAAAAACTACGTGGAAAAACTCGCTGATGATCTATCTACCTCATATCAGCAGAACGATCGCCAGGTAAAAACAACCATCAGCTTGAAAGATCTGGAGCTTGATATCAGCAAAGCGGTCCCACTGGGACTCCTAACGAACGAGGTGCTGACAAATTCGATTAAGCACGCTTTCGTGAATGAGCCAAACCCCGAAATTTTTATTAAGCAAGTTCCTAGCGAAGCTCTGACCATTCTCATAGGGGACAATGGTAAAGGATTGCCTTCCGACATCGATTTCTCGAATCCGACAACGTTTGGATTGCGAATTATTCGCTTGCTGGCCGAACAGCTCAATGCGAATCTGAATGTTGAATCCAACCACGGAACCATCTATACCATTCAAATGGCCCTGTAA
- a CDS encoding YfiR family protein has protein sequence MNSFELKSIFRLLFLLLLSQANSFIHAQSAEYEMKAEFLYNFTQFVQWPENAFSTPNSPFQLCLIGEDPFGRTLDESVTSEFVGKHPIVVRRIRDVDNTPACHLAFVSAKSDIPFEAVLVTTHEHPVLLVGEDPESAERGGTIAFRFVNRRVQVSVNLSAARSANLKISSKLLRLSTIIEN, from the coding sequence ATGAATTCTTTTGAACTCAAGAGTATTTTCCGGCTACTGTTTCTACTTCTGCTGAGTCAGGCGAACTCTTTCATTCATGCGCAGTCCGCTGAATACGAGATGAAGGCCGAATTCCTGTACAACTTTACGCAGTTTGTTCAATGGCCCGAGAACGCATTCAGCACTCCCAACAGTCCTTTTCAGCTCTGTTTGATTGGCGAAGATCCGTTCGGAAGAACGCTGGATGAGTCAGTCACCAGTGAATTCGTAGGTAAGCATCCGATTGTGGTGCGAAGAATTCGCGATGTAGACAATACTCCGGCCTGCCATCTGGCTTTTGTTTCCGCCAAATCCGATATTCCTTTCGAAGCGGTTCTGGTGACGACCCACGAGCATCCGGTACTTCTTGTAGGAGAAGATCCAGAATCTGCAGAAAGAGGAGGTACGATTGCTTTTCGATTCGTAAACCGGAGAGTCCAGGTTTCGGTGAATCTTTCTGCAGCCCGGAGCGCCAATCTCAAAATCAGCTCAAAACTCTTGAGACTGTCAACCATTATTGAGAATTGA
- a CDS encoding oligosaccharide flippase family protein: MRGDSSSAQFALFHGTFRIFLAEALLLPTGLITAAYLTRKFGPADYGLFTLAATVISWIEWTVSSIFARATLKFTAEIEDWRPLGTKVVRLHTVVGCLAAAGIWSLSDSVAALLGEPLLSSCLKWFAIDIPLFSIAQAHRNLLVGLGRFNARAVISVVRWLVRLLAVIGLVELGLSVSGAILGSVVATIVELIVARYYIQPSILQSSDFPLRKLWDYALPLFMFAFSMRIYEKLDLVLLKPMGRTTADTGFYGAAQNLSLVVSLFSLSFAPLVLSSLSRMLSAGETEKAKELGRISLRVILALFPFAAMSAGASDEIVGLIFGPMFQETAPILARLIFSGVLLAGISVVTAILTAVGRPGLTFALTSPMVPISMVGYLLMIPRGGAIAAANVNLAVTFVGTITSLAALHRICGILPPALSTVRAVLISFVAYIIASWWPAHGWLLVLKLLCLSMMIGLALVISGEVPLREFINKVAQASRLRAAADETSALH; encoded by the coding sequence ATGAGGGGCGATTCATCATCTGCGCAATTCGCTTTGTTTCACGGAACTTTTCGCATTTTCCTTGCTGAAGCGTTGTTGCTGCCGACGGGCCTGATTACAGCGGCATATCTCACCAGAAAATTTGGCCCTGCCGATTACGGACTGTTCACTCTAGCGGCTACCGTCATTTCCTGGATTGAATGGACCGTAAGTTCCATTTTTGCCCGGGCAACATTGAAGTTCACGGCTGAAATAGAAGACTGGAGACCGCTTGGCACAAAGGTAGTCCGGCTTCATACGGTTGTCGGCTGTCTTGCCGCTGCAGGGATCTGGTCTCTTTCCGATTCGGTTGCAGCCTTGCTAGGGGAACCGTTGTTGTCCTCCTGTCTGAAATGGTTCGCTATCGATATCCCATTGTTCAGTATTGCACAGGCTCACCGAAATCTGCTGGTTGGCCTGGGGCGGTTCAATGCCAGAGCAGTGATCAGTGTTGTTCGCTGGCTCGTACGATTACTCGCAGTGATCGGGTTGGTGGAACTGGGATTATCTGTTTCTGGAGCGATTCTGGGAAGTGTGGTGGCAACAATCGTTGAGTTGATCGTTGCGAGATATTATATCCAGCCCTCCATTCTGCAGAGTTCAGATTTTCCACTTCGAAAGCTTTGGGACTATGCCCTTCCCCTTTTTATGTTTGCTTTCAGCATGAGGATCTACGAAAAGTTGGATCTTGTTCTGCTGAAGCCCATGGGCCGAACAACCGCGGACACCGGATTTTACGGAGCAGCTCAGAATCTTTCTCTGGTAGTGAGCCTTTTTTCGCTTTCATTTGCGCCGCTAGTGCTTTCCAGTCTCAGCAGAATGTTGAGTGCAGGTGAGACAGAGAAAGCAAAGGAATTAGGACGGATTTCATTGCGCGTCATTCTGGCATTATTTCCTTTTGCTGCGATGTCTGCTGGGGCATCCGATGAAATTGTTGGTTTGATTTTTGGTCCCATGTTTCAGGAAACCGCTCCAATTCTTGCACGTCTGATTTTTAGCGGAGTATTGCTGGCGGGCATTTCCGTTGTGACCGCAATACTGACTGCCGTTGGAAGACCCGGCCTCACTTTTGCTTTGACCAGTCCGATGGTCCCAATCAGTATGGTAGGTTATCTACTGATGATTCCCCGTGGAGGCGCTATAGCGGCGGCGAACGTCAACCTGGCCGTAACATTTGTGGGGACGATCACGAGTCTGGCAGCGCTGCACCGTATCTGCGGAATTCTGCCTCCTGCTCTGAGCACTGTTCGTGCAGTTTTGATCAGTTTCGTAGCTTATATCATCGCTTCCTGGTGGCCTGCTCACGGTTGGTTGCTCGTCTTGAAACTATTGTGCTTGTCGATGATGATTGGATTAGCGTTGGTGATCTCAGGCGAGGTTCCCTTGCGAGAGTTCATAAACAAAGTAGCGCAGGCGTCCCGCCTGCGAGCTGCCGCAGACGAGACGTCTGCGCTACATTAG
- a CDS encoding sugar transferase, producing the protein MERIELRKQIGLIIDSIFMILAFFASYYLRKPFKLPPFQELAPLDYYLWILAVSLPFSWISLLVLGAYSPKPEAGRQFIHLFGRFCLAMMFVLSLIFFVFSVKEVNRSFVIPFVLMSAFFFALWRVVLMRWQKSHGISRKALLIGEGDKFPSMIEELRNHPLRGFELIGCLTNEAAQGGKIGGLPVLGTLDDLYRVLHREVVDEVIFGIRISAMEQYQTLLKICETVGVNVLMLFDDRWPRFSRVDMGRLLDRPFIYLASTPADEVSSWMKAVLDRSVAFFTLLVTLPLLVFIGFLVKITSAGPILFVQERTGLNGRKFRMYKFRTMAVDAQKKKEELREQNEMEGPVFKIKNDPRVTKIGSWLRKYSLDELPQFFNVLRGDMSLVGPRPLPCEEAELIHGMQRRRFSVKPGLTCIWQISGRNHLSYEEWMKLDLQYIDRWSLGLDFKILLKTPAAIFSSKGAF; encoded by the coding sequence ATGGAACGCATTGAGTTGCGAAAACAGATCGGACTGATCATCGATTCGATATTTATGATTCTGGCTTTTTTTGCCAGCTACTATCTAAGAAAACCTTTCAAACTCCCGCCTTTTCAGGAATTAGCGCCGCTCGATTACTATCTCTGGATTCTCGCGGTCAGTCTTCCTTTCTCATGGATTTCACTACTCGTTCTGGGCGCTTACTCTCCAAAGCCCGAAGCCGGAAGACAATTTATTCATCTGTTCGGCCGTTTTTGCCTTGCGATGATGTTCGTTCTCAGTTTGATCTTTTTCGTCTTCAGCGTAAAGGAAGTCAATCGTAGCTTTGTCATCCCTTTTGTTCTGATGTCTGCCTTTTTCTTCGCTCTATGGAGAGTGGTTCTGATGCGATGGCAGAAATCCCATGGCATTTCGAGGAAGGCTTTATTGATTGGCGAAGGGGATAAGTTTCCTTCGATGATTGAAGAATTGAGAAATCACCCGCTACGAGGGTTTGAACTGATCGGCTGTTTGACAAATGAAGCGGCCCAAGGCGGTAAAATTGGCGGCTTACCGGTTCTTGGAACGTTGGATGATTTGTACCGGGTCCTGCACAGGGAAGTGGTCGATGAAGTGATTTTCGGTATCCGGATTTCTGCGATGGAACAGTACCAGACTCTTTTGAAGATTTGTGAAACAGTCGGCGTAAACGTGCTCATGCTATTCGATGATCGATGGCCGCGTTTCTCCCGAGTGGATATGGGAAGGCTATTAGACCGGCCATTTATTTACCTGGCATCCACGCCTGCGGATGAAGTATCGTCCTGGATGAAGGCGGTCCTGGACCGCAGCGTTGCCTTTTTTACGCTGCTGGTTACCCTGCCTCTATTGGTTTTCATCGGATTTCTAGTGAAAATCACTTCGGCAGGTCCCATCTTATTTGTGCAGGAAAGGACAGGACTGAATGGAAGAAAATTTAGAATGTATAAATTCCGGACCATGGCTGTGGATGCTCAGAAAAAGAAGGAAGAGTTGCGTGAGCAGAATGAAATGGAAGGCCCTGTTTTCAAAATCAAGAACGATCCACGCGTAACGAAGATCGGAAGCTGGCTCCGAAAATACAGCCTGGATGAACTGCCGCAGTTCTTCAATGTCTTGAGAGGGGATATGAGTCTGGTCGGACCTCGACCACTACCCTGTGAAGAGGCCGAGTTGATTCATGGAATGCAGCGCCGGCGGTTTTCCGTCAAGCCCGGTTTGACTTGCATCTGGCAAATCAGTGGCAGGAACCACTTGAGTTATGAAGAATGGATGAAACTGGATCTTCAATACATTGACCGGTGGTCCCTTGGATTGGATTTCAAAATTCTCCTGAAAACACCCGCTGCGATCTTTTCCTCCAAAGGTGCTTTCTAG